One genomic region from Vibrio cyclitrophicus encodes:
- a CDS encoding GIY-YIG nuclease family protein, translating to MATLHEIEVIIAEFTEKYRREEFSKIRKSRVYKLSPDQSTTNNNEYCWPQTWPNNDYPGVYAILSGDEVLYIGKASLQILGYRLSSYFKYSKDRKSAVPNTSHVWSKPPTGVVTWAVPHELFFEASALEEFLIYKLKDKLPDNRVGTGKWK from the coding sequence ATGGCAACGTTACACGAAATCGAAGTGATAATTGCTGAGTTTACCGAAAAATACCGTAGAGAAGAGTTCTCTAAAATCCGTAAAAGTAGGGTGTACAAACTATCTCCAGATCAAAGTACAACCAATAACAATGAATATTGTTGGCCACAAACTTGGCCGAATAATGATTATCCTGGTGTATATGCAATACTCTCAGGTGATGAAGTTCTCTACATAGGTAAAGCATCTCTTCAAATTTTAGGATATAGATTAAGTAGCTATTTTAAATATAGTAAAGACCGAAAATCAGCAGTACCAAATACCAGCCATGTCTGGAGTAAACCGCCAACAGGAGTTGTTACTTGGGCGGTGCCTCATGAACTATTTTTTGAAGCTTCAGCCTTAGAGGAATTTTTGATATATAAATTGAAAGACAAGTTGCCGGACAATAGAGTGGGTACAGGGAAATGGAAATGA
- a CDS encoding site-specific integrase translates to MSKLFKFTPTKLNNIPPHDRRSKSTNNEVSDTEVQGLKLLIGKSGKKRFLLRFISPISKNKSSIALGQWPDIDLPTVRNKARKLKVQIADGIDPKLERDKQVETQVPTLYDFFHDTFIVSKKSKGKKTWRDDIARFEHWKHLHTKPIDKITGVHLHQVQAKLLATEYRPGKKYAAATVDRTIALMKTILKEAYRLLDIPYIGDKVSLINPDNMRTRYLTMEETAAVIRTSRDYYCRVTGNFISLLFLTGCRDTELRTVKWRSISLIDKTMFVESTKNGTSMTVPLTPFMVELFRELLNMRQKGNPYVFFGRKERSHISQPRNAFTRIKERAGIKNPKEVCFHVARHSFATNLIENNVDVLTVQRLMNHKDLSSTQRYVKHSKEKLLNSSDTLSSVLKEQAPRLAHRIS, encoded by the coding sequence ATGAGTAAACTATTCAAATTTACCCCAACTAAACTTAACAACATTCCACCCCACGATAGACGGTCTAAATCCACCAACAATGAAGTCTCTGATACCGAAGTGCAGGGCTTGAAATTGCTTATTGGTAAATCTGGTAAGAAGCGCTTCCTACTACGGTTTATATCGCCAATCTCAAAAAATAAATCCAGCATTGCACTCGGTCAATGGCCAGATATTGACTTACCTACGGTTCGCAACAAAGCGCGTAAGTTAAAGGTACAAATCGCCGATGGTATTGACCCGAAACTTGAAAGAGATAAGCAAGTCGAAACTCAAGTACCGACCTTGTACGACTTCTTTCACGATACCTTTATTGTTTCTAAGAAAAGCAAAGGTAAGAAAACGTGGCGTGATGATATTGCGAGGTTTGAGCACTGGAAGCACTTACATACGAAGCCTATCGATAAAATTACTGGCGTCCATCTTCATCAAGTTCAAGCAAAGCTATTAGCTACGGAGTATCGCCCCGGTAAGAAGTACGCAGCAGCCACGGTCGATCGTACTATTGCCTTGATGAAAACCATCCTAAAGGAAGCATACCGCCTTTTAGACATACCCTATATCGGCGATAAGGTTTCGCTTATCAATCCAGATAACATGAGAACTCGCTACTTAACCATGGAAGAAACAGCAGCAGTGATACGTACATCACGAGATTACTATTGCAGGGTAACGGGTAATTTCATTTCTCTACTTTTCCTTACAGGATGCAGAGATACCGAATTGCGTACGGTTAAGTGGCGGAGTATCAGCCTGATTGATAAAACCATGTTTGTAGAAAGCACCAAGAATGGCACAAGTATGACGGTGCCATTAACCCCCTTCATGGTTGAGTTATTCCGGGAGCTATTGAACATGAGACAAAAAGGTAATCCATATGTCTTCTTTGGTCGAAAGGAGAGAAGCCATATCTCACAGCCTAGAAATGCTTTTACTCGAATTAAGGAGAGGGCAGGGATTAAGAATCCGAAAGAGGTTTGTTTTCATGTTGCCCGTCATAGCTTTGCGACAAATTTAATCGAGAATAATGTCGATGTGCTGACTGTACAGCGTTTAATGAACCACAAGGATTTAAGTAGTACGCAGAGGTATGTTAAGCATTCTAAGGAAAAGCTGCTCAATAGCTCGGACACTTTGTCTTCGGTATTGAAAGAACAGGCACCAAGACTGGCACACCGCATCAGTTAG